TTGATCGCCTCGTCCGGATCCGGACGGATGACCTTCTTGGTGCAGGTCGAGGGCAGGCCTTCGACGGTCATGTTGGCGTCGTCGGTGAAGTCGATCGCGGTGTAGAAGGTCGGATCGTAGACACCGATGTCGACCTTGCCGGCAAGCTTGATCGGCGTCTTCGGCTGCGACTCGAACAGGATGATCAACTGATCGTTGTCGAAATTCGCCATCAGATGCGGCGGCGGCACCATGGGCACGTCCTTGCCGTCCTGGGTGACGAGCTGGAAGTAGTTGAACTCGGCCAGCGAGGAATGGACGGTGTCGGCCACTTCCTTGAGCTCTTTGTCGTCAAGCTTCAGATCGGAGTTCTTGTCGAACTCCATCATCACTGTACTCGAAAACAGGTCGTCGAAGCGCCAAAGGTGGCGCAGCGCCGTCACACTTTGGTGATCCTGGCTGAGGATGACGTCGAGCCGGGCTTCGGCGAAGACATGCGGATGGACTTCAGCCTGCTCTACCGAGGCCAATATGGCCGCAAGGGCCGAAGCCAGCATGGTTGCTTGCCGTTTCAGATGCATTCCGTGCCGCGATTCCATTGACTTAGAGCGGTTCTGCGTTCCACGCTGACCCGCTCTAATAATTTGTTTTGCGCAATTCCGGACGGAAAACCGCTACGCACTTTTCCTGGAATTGCTCTCGGGAGCGAGCCCAGAGTTAGCAGAAAGGGGGCGAAATTGGGACGCTCGCTCAGGCGCCCGTGTCGCGCGTCCTGAACCAGTGCACCAGGAAGTCGACGAAGACCCTCACCTTGGCCGGCAAATAGCGGCGGTGCGGGTAGACGGCGAAGATGCCGGTGCCGGCCAGGATGCGATCGTCGAGCGCGGTGACCAGCTTGCCGGACGCGAGGTCGGGGGCGGCGATGAAATCGGGCAGCATGGCAAAGCCCAGGCCGGAGAGCGCGGCGGCTCTCGCCACGATCGGGCTGTTGACCTCGATAGGCCCGGAAACGGCGACGCTGATGGATTCCTCGCCTTCGCCCTTGAAGCGCCAGTTGGCCAGCGAGCGGCCGTTGGTGTCGACGATGCAGGGCAGGTTTGCGAGATCCTGCGGGCGCGTCGGCGCGCCATGCTTGGCGATCAGCTCCGGCGACGCGCACAGCCTGACCGAGAACGGCGCCAGCCGCCTGGCGATCAGCGAGGAGTTCTCCAGCCGCGAGATGCGCACGGCAAGGTCAAAGCCTTCCTCGACAAGGTCGACGAAGCGGTCGTCGAGATGGATGTCGAGCACGATGTCGGGATGCTGCCTGGCGAAGTCGACCAGCGACTGACCGATCGGCGCGTCGGCGAAGGTGCGGGCGGCCGACAGCTTGATCCTGCCGCGGACGTCGCCGGAAGACTGGCGCACCGCCTCGGCAAGGCTGTCAACCTCGCGCACGATCTCCGAGGCGCGCTGATAATAGGTGTGGCCGGCCTCGGTCAGCGAGAACTGGCGCGTGGTGCGGTTCAAGAGCAGCGCGCCGAGCTCGTCCTCCAGCTCGCGCACATATTTCGACAACAGCGCCTTGGAGCGGCCGATCTTGCGCGCCGCGGCCGAAAAGCCCTCCGCCTCGACCACGTCGATGAAGGCGCGCATGCGGGTCAATGTATCCATGGTCAGACCTTTCGTGCCGCGTCGAGAATCTTGCGGCCGAGCCGTATCAGGGCAACGTCGCTGCCGGAAGGCCCAAGCAGCGACAGGCCGAAGGGCGCGCCGTCGACGGAGCCGATCGGCAAGGTGATCTGCGGAAAGCCCGAAAGACCCGAAAGGCATAAGAGATGCAGCGCCCTTTCGCGGTAGGCCTGGAACTGTTCCGGGGTGCTGGCGGCGAGCGGCGCCGCGCCGGGAACGGTGGGCAGGACGAGAAAGCCGTCATTGCCAAGCAGGGCGCCGAGCTCGGCCCGGAAAGCCAGCCGCCGCGCCGCTTCGGCGGCGGCAGTTTTGGCATCTATGGTGCGGCCGAAGGCAAAACGCTCCTCGACGCCCGGGCTGAGGCGACCGCCGGCCGAGATCCACGGGCCATGCTCGCGCCAGGCCTCGAAGGCCTGCAGGCGGCGAAAGCACCAGTAAAGCTCGTCGGGGAATGAAGCGAAGGCGTATTCGGTTTCCACGGGCTGGCCTATGACAGCGGCGGCCAGCGCCTTCATGCGCGCATATTGCGCGGCCTCCGCCGGACCCATGACGAAGGCGTCCAGCCAGCGGATCGAGAGCGGGCGGTTGAGCGGGTGCTGATGCAGGTCGCGGCCGAGCAGCAGCTTGCCGACCGTCTCATAGGTCTCGATGTCGTCGGCGAACCAGCCGAACGTGTCGAAGCTCGATGCCAGCTTCATCGCCCCGTCGAGCGAAATGCGGCCATGGGTGGTGCGTAGCCCGATCAGGCCGCAGAAGCTCGCCGGCGCGCGGATCGAGCCGCCGGTGTCGGAGCCGGTGGCGATGTTCGCCAGCCCGCCGGCAACCGCGGCCGCCGAGCCGGAAGAGGAGCCGCCGGTGACGCGATCGGGCGCGGCGGGATTGACCGGGTATGGGAAATGCGCGTTCTGGCCGAACAGCGAGAAGGCCAGCTCGTCGGTCTGGGTCTTGCCGACGAATCGCGCGCCGGCGTCGAGGATGGCCTGCACCGCTTGCGCCGTGCGCGAGGCGGCATGCGCCTCCTCGTATTTTTGCGGGTTGCCGCAGCCGGTGCGGTAGCCGGCGACGTCATAGATGTCCTTGACGGCCAGGCGCAGGCCGGCGAGCGGGCCCAATTCCGCATCCTCCACAGGCATTTGGCGCAGATTGAGGAAGGCGTTCAGCGGTCCTTGAGTTCCTGGCATCGTTCGATTTCCGGATACAGTCGGACCAACATTGTTCGATGCCAGAAATTTTACAACCTGGGCTTACGATTTTTGTTGATTGTGAAACCCTTCGCTCCTATATCGCGCTTGCCCAAAGTCGCACGTGCCTGTGGGTGTCCGCCGATCCTCGAATGGTGAGGGCAATCGGTAAGGTAACTGGAGCCAACCCCTCCAGTCGGTCAGTGGCCAACCACAAGACCGAGGACACCTTGAAGCAACGACGGTGCGGGCCTTTCTGGTTCTCTTCCGGTTGTCCAAAGACCGGGGTTACTAAAGAGGCACACCTTCATTGCCGGCAGTGCGGACGGGGCTCTCCCATCCAAGCCAAGGCAGACAAAGCGAACCGAGGCCGGGCAAGGCCAAGGTTCATCGCCGCGAGACGGCATTTCATGGTTCCGGGGTCTCCACCGGCTGGTTCCATGGATTTGACGTCCCGCCTTTGTTTGACCGCGAGTTCGCGAGGCTGAGCGCCCGCGTTCCGCAGCCTTTGTGCGCGCCGAAAGGCGTTATGGAGAGACCCCGATGGCCACCCAGCGCATCCTTGACTTCCTCGCCACCCGACGTCCGAACGGTCCCTGCCTCGTCGTCGACCTCGATGTCGTGCGCGACAATTTCCGCGCCTTCGAGAAGGCGCTGCCCGATTCCAAGATCTATTATGCGGTGAAAGCAAACCCGGCGCCGGAGATACTGCGCCTCCTTGCTGCGATGGGCTCGTCCTTCGACACCGCATCGGTTGCCGAGGTCGAGATGGCGATGGATGCCGGCGC
This region of Mesorhizobium sp. M2A.F.Ca.ET.046.03.2.1 genomic DNA includes:
- a CDS encoding DUF1007 family protein, yielding MHLKRQATMLASALAAILASVEQAEVHPHVFAEARLDVILSQDHQSVTALRHLWRFDDLFSSTVMMEFDKNSDLKLDDKELKEVADTVHSSLAEFNYFQLVTQDGKDVPMVPPPHLMANFDNDQLIILFESQPKTPIKLAGKVDIGVYDPTFYTAIDFTDDANMTVEGLPSTCTKKVIRPDPDEAIKENQKTLTDAFFNDPTGTDMSKIFATKLELDCPPEG
- a CDS encoding LysR family transcriptional regulator; amino-acid sequence: MDTLTRMRAFIDVVEAEGFSAAARKIGRSKALLSKYVRELEDELGALLLNRTTRQFSLTEAGHTYYQRASEIVREVDSLAEAVRQSSGDVRGRIKLSAARTFADAPIGQSLVDFARQHPDIVLDIHLDDRFVDLVEEGFDLAVRISRLENSSLIARRLAPFSVRLCASPELIAKHGAPTRPQDLANLPCIVDTNGRSLANWRFKGEGEESISVAVSGPIEVNSPIVARAAALSGLGFAMLPDFIAAPDLASGKLVTALDDRILAGTGIFAVYPHRRYLPAKVRVFVDFLVHWFRTRDTGA
- a CDS encoding amidase, translating into MPGTQGPLNAFLNLRQMPVEDAELGPLAGLRLAVKDIYDVAGYRTGCGNPQKYEEAHAASRTAQAVQAILDAGARFVGKTQTDELAFSLFGQNAHFPYPVNPAAPDRVTGGSSSGSAAAVAGGLANIATGSDTGGSIRAPASFCGLIGLRTTHGRISLDGAMKLASSFDTFGWFADDIETYETVGKLLLGRDLHQHPLNRPLSIRWLDAFVMGPAEAAQYARMKALAAAVIGQPVETEYAFASFPDELYWCFRRLQAFEAWREHGPWISAGGRLSPGVEERFAFGRTIDAKTAAAEAARRLAFRAELGALLGNDGFLVLPTVPGAAPLAASTPEQFQAYRERALHLLCLSGLSGFPQITLPIGSVDGAPFGLSLLGPSGSDVALIRLGRKILDAARKV